One Setaria italica strain Yugu1 chromosome I, Setaria_italica_v2.0, whole genome shotgun sequence DNA window includes the following coding sequences:
- the LOC101762497 gene encoding acyl transferase 15 has translation MSSVVRKSAPVVVRPSKTLPSSSAINLSSFDKCFVRVPTTVLLVFEHPIHEPAETIKSALSEALVHYYPISGRITASADDADESHIQCTGEGVAFVAASASCAFKEVEFFDPSSSRPKALVNELVSHYPPEGCGPTDPLLLMQVTEFSCGGFIVGVVWNHAVADGVGIAQFLQALGELARGQSSPSVVPVRWDGSLPRIPRAIVATRQLMVSVEPLDDVAFIDITVPSSLISYIRAEFQRHSNSNGHGQPCTFFEAVTAVLWQCRTRAIITNPNAPALLSFAADVRKLVGAREGYYGNCSTGPLAVATSGAVANGDIVEVVKMIRQAKDQVSEQFKKNNEHGDQVQVMDEKLFYQIRYNMFIVSSWKTLGLDKADFGGGTPARVMCYEQRMPRYPICITSLPCRGKDGASVFAACVKEEHADAFLKELATFI, from the coding sequence ATGAGCAGTGTGGTAAGGAAGTCTGCGCCAGTGGTCGTGAGGCCATCAAAGACACTGCCGTCAAGCAGTGCCATAAACCTGTCATCCTTTGACAAGTGCTTCGTTAGGGTTCCAACCACAGTGTTGCTCGTGTTCGAACACCCGATCCACGAACCAGCTGAAACAATAAAGAGTGCACTGTCCGAGGCGCTAGTCCACTACTACCCAATTTCTGGCCGTATCACTGCAAGCGCCGACGATGCCGACGAGTCCCACATCCAGTGCACCGGTGAGGGCGTCGCATTCGTCGCCGCTTCCGCCAGTTGTGCCTTTAAGGAAGTCGAGTTCTTCGACCCATCGTCGTCTAGACCAAAGGCGCTAGTAAACGAGCTCGTCAGCCACTACCCACCCGAGGGTTGTGGCCCCACTGACCCATTGCTGCTTATGCAGGTGACGGAGTTCTCCTGTGGCGGATTCATCGTCGGGGTGGTATGGAACCATgccgtcgccgacggcgtcggCATCGCCCAATTCTTGCAAGCTCTCGGCGAGCTTGCCCGAGGGCAATCATCACCGTCAGTCGTTCCAGTCAGGTGGGACGGCTCCCTCCCGAGAATTCCCCGAGCCATCGTTGCCACGCGACAGCTCATGGTGAGCGTCGAGCCATTGGACGACGTTGCCTTCATCGACATCACCGTCCCGTCGAGCTTGATCAGCTACATCAGAGCTGAATTCCAGCGACACTCCAACTCCAACGGCCATGGCCAGCCGTGTaccttcttcgaggctgtcacCGCTGTGCTATGGCAGTGCCGTACTCGCGCGATCATCACCAACCCCAACGCCCCTGCTTTGCTTTCGTTTGCGGCTGACGTGCGCAAGCTCGTGGGCGCCAGGGAAGGCTACTACGGCAACTGCTCCACTGGGCCCCTAGCCGTGGCGACGAGCGGTGCGGTGGCGAACGGAGACATCGTGGAAGTAGTCAAGATGATCAGACAAGCCAAGGATCAAGTGTCGGAACAGTTCAAGAAGAATAATGAACATGGCGATCAGGTTCAGGTAATGGATGAGAAGCTGTTCTACCAGATCCGATACAACATGTTTATTGTGTCGTCCTGGAAAACACTAGGGCTCGACAAGGCTGATTTTGGGGGCGGGACGCCGGCGCGGGTGATGTGCTACGAGCAACGGATGCCGCGCTATCCGATATGCATTACGTCCCTACCGTGTAGAGGAAAGGATGGAGCCAGTGTGTTCGCAGCCTGCGTGAAGGAGGAGCACGCCGACGCCTTCCTTAAGGAGTTAGCAACATTCATCTGA